In a single window of the Nitrospira sp. MA-1 genome:
- a CDS encoding type II toxin-antitoxin system VapC family toxin — MKVLLDTCTFLWIISDDKTLSPESREIFSDPSHEILLSAISVWEILVKYSLGKIPLPTPVDQFILQQRERHGISTLALEEAATRHLPKLPALHKDPFDRMLICQTIQHELTILTPDPLITQYAVRTAW; from the coding sequence GTGAAAGTTCTGCTGGATACCTGTACATTTCTGTGGATCATTTCAGACGACAAGACCCTATCGCCAGAAAGTCGGGAGATATTTTCCGACCCCTCGCATGAAATTTTGTTGAGTGCGATTTCCGTCTGGGAAATTCTCGTGAAATACTCTCTGGGTAAGATTCCCCTCCCCACACCAGTGGATCAATTCATCCTTCAACAGCGGGAGCGGCATGGCATCAGCACACTCGCGTTGGAAGAAGCCGCAACCAGACACCTGCCCAAACTTCCTGCTCTTCATAAAGACCCTTTTGACCGCATGCTCATTTGCCAAACTATTCAACATGAACTGACCATCCTCACTCCTGACCCACTCATTACCCAATATGCCGTCCGAACCGCCTGGTAG
- a CDS encoding type II toxin-antitoxin system Phd/YefM family antitoxin, translating to MIKLNIHEAKTHLSRYLDKLKNGETILLCKHNKPVAEIRGLPAYPSRKRPIGLAKGQFTIPDSFFEPLPNDLLKAFSGLSE from the coding sequence CTTAATATTCACGAAGCCAAAACCCATTTATCCCGCTATTTGGATAAACTTAAAAATGGAGAAACGATTCTTCTGTGTAAGCACAATAAACCGGTGGCGGAAATTAGAGGGTTACCTGCTTACCCATCCCGCAAACGACCTATTGGCTTAGCCAAAGGTCAGTTCACCATTCCCGATAGCTTTTTTGAACCTCTCCCCAATGACCTACTCAAGGCATTTTCCGGACTATCTGAGTGA
- a CDS encoding discoidin domain-containing protein, whose translation MTFFKRSLLTCVSILVLLVLPLRAALATSNIPPKNTWRVTASSIQSDEFLPGYLADGDMATRWSSQAKDEEWALIDLGEVVEITGFTLHWENGFSSKYNLLISTDAKVWTTVYENNDSDGQMDDIYIQPISGRYVRLDTRERATAWGNSLWEFDIKGMDDLVDISVVAGGGGDVRVMMDGRKDTVWKSDAVDRAELLLDLRKPRSITGLRIDWGELYAGSVDMAISLDGKAWKQVSSVSVSEGSQGQSTFVPHDAAEVHYIRLVLTDPLKAQGGFGIGDISLRGPTEAFTPFVQYQFDARRAPFGDYPPHLRGYQTYWTLVGLPVDTEESLFDEYGNLEFQADAPMLMPFIREGENLYSAAGAKKITQHLQDGYLPVPIVQWETGNGLHFRSEAITSGPVDASITYVRHTLENRSDTERKGDIIVTVRPAQINPEWQHGGLSPINSIRYKHETGKPVIINGKDSYLSLSPADSFLAPQYAHGDIGNALRGRVVLDARADKPGDTVSIGDETRTGLLSAAWTYAFELKPGETKEVVLAAPLHDTLEHMKTAADFGKLREEYVTFWTDKLDRVGFSLAAESVVNTVKSQVAYILLNNDGVVIQPGARSYNRTWMRDGAIISSTLMRLGFFEEVSGFLNWYAERVEPDGLVPPILFTSGEVYDGWGRNIEWDSQGQFIFAIMEYYRFTGDRDFLEKHFEAVHRAMKYMVILRERTLDPKHYEHLEAGERLKGILPPSISHEGFITPMHSYWDDFWAIRGWADGIEMAEILGRKFLADWAKEEAKNYSTSVRESIEKTIAWKSLDYIPVDADKGTPDPTSIAIAMFPTEAWQVLPADILDRTFREYYQMVKKRDASSLPYSYTPYEVRNILALATLGYRKEAFHLHEILFKGRRPANWNEFAEVVLSDSRKGVYIGDMPHTWVGAGYVNSVRGLIVMEEDNSKTLNLLFGTPREWLVGDGITLSNFPTHFGNLMMQAKWDDNDQKLSLDVDMQKDIARKIYVRWPIHKEGKPEQVTVEGDDNYRIDDHGIWLSGNKFKLVAKW comes from the coding sequence ATGACGTTTTTCAAAAGAAGTCTGTTGACGTGTGTGTCTATTCTGGTCCTGCTGGTATTGCCCCTGAGAGCGGCGCTGGCAACATCGAATATACCGCCAAAGAACACCTGGCGGGTGACTGCTTCTTCGATTCAGAGCGATGAATTCCTTCCGGGGTATTTGGCAGATGGTGACATGGCGACCCGCTGGTCTAGTCAGGCTAAGGATGAGGAATGGGCTCTCATTGATCTTGGAGAGGTGGTGGAGATCACAGGCTTTACCCTGCATTGGGAGAACGGATTTTCGAGCAAATATAACCTTCTGATTTCGACCGATGCCAAGGTGTGGACGACGGTCTATGAAAATAACGACAGTGACGGGCAAATGGATGATATTTATATCCAACCCATTTCCGGAAGATATGTCCGGCTGGATACCAGGGAGAGAGCAACCGCTTGGGGGAATTCTCTCTGGGAATTTGATATTAAGGGGATGGATGACCTTGTAGATATATCCGTGGTTGCCGGAGGCGGGGGCGATGTCAGGGTCATGATGGATGGTCGCAAGGATACCGTCTGGAAAAGCGACGCGGTTGACCGGGCTGAATTGCTCTTGGACCTGCGAAAGCCTAGAAGTATTACCGGGTTGCGCATCGACTGGGGCGAGCTCTATGCCGGTTCGGTGGACATGGCGATTTCCCTGGATGGGAAGGCATGGAAGCAAGTTTCTTCCGTCTCCGTCTCAGAGGGTTCACAGGGGCAATCCACTTTTGTGCCGCATGATGCGGCCGAGGTCCACTATATCAGGCTTGTCCTGACTGACCCTCTTAAAGCCCAGGGTGGTTTTGGGATTGGGGATATTTCGTTGCGAGGTCCCACGGAAGCCTTCACGCCTTTTGTTCAGTATCAATTTGATGCCCGAAGGGCTCCCTTCGGGGATTATCCCCCACATCTCAGGGGATACCAGACCTACTGGACCCTGGTTGGTCTTCCAGTCGATACCGAGGAAAGTCTGTTTGATGAGTATGGCAATCTGGAATTCCAGGCCGATGCCCCCATGTTGATGCCCTTTATACGAGAGGGTGAAAATCTGTATTCGGCTGCCGGAGCTAAGAAAATAACCCAGCACTTGCAGGACGGGTACCTCCCGGTTCCCATCGTACAATGGGAGACGGGAAACGGACTGCATTTCAGGTCCGAGGCTATTACGAGCGGCCCTGTTGATGCCAGCATCACCTATGTGCGACATACGCTTGAAAATCGCTCCGATACTGAACGCAAGGGGGACATCATCGTCACAGTCAGGCCTGCCCAGATTAACCCTGAGTGGCAACATGGCGGACTGTCGCCGATCAATTCGATCCGATACAAACACGAAACCGGGAAACCGGTGATTATTAATGGCAAAGACAGCTACCTCTCCCTCTCGCCTGCCGACAGTTTCCTCGCCCCGCAATATGCTCACGGAGATATTGGCAACGCTCTGCGAGGCAGGGTCGTCCTGGACGCAAGGGCAGATAAGCCAGGCGATACCGTCTCTATTGGTGACGAGACCAGAACCGGTCTCCTCTCGGCAGCCTGGACGTATGCGTTTGAATTGAAACCCGGCGAAACCAAGGAGGTGGTGCTTGCGGCCCCCCTGCATGACACCCTTGAACATATGAAAACGGCCGCTGACTTCGGAAAGTTGCGCGAGGAGTATGTGACTTTCTGGACCGACAAGCTTGACCGTGTGGGATTTTCTCTTGCGGCGGAATCGGTCGTGAATACGGTGAAGTCGCAGGTAGCCTATATCCTGTTGAACAATGATGGCGTGGTCATTCAGCCCGGTGCCCGTAGCTATAACCGGACCTGGATGCGGGATGGCGCTATTATTTCCTCCACCCTCATGCGACTTGGTTTTTTCGAGGAAGTCAGTGGTTTTCTGAACTGGTATGCCGAACGTGTGGAACCTGATGGTCTCGTGCCTCCCATTCTCTTCACCAGCGGTGAGGTGTATGACGGCTGGGGCAGAAATATCGAATGGGACAGCCAGGGGCAGTTCATCTTTGCGATCATGGAGTATTATCGCTTTACGGGTGACAGGGATTTTCTGGAAAAGCACTTTGAGGCTGTTCACCGGGCGATGAAGTACATGGTCATCTTGCGGGAGCGTACGCTTGATCCGAAACATTATGAACATCTTGAGGCCGGTGAACGTCTGAAAGGCATTCTCCCCCCGTCCATCAGCCATGAAGGTTTCATTACCCCGATGCACAGTTATTGGGATGATTTCTGGGCTATACGCGGTTGGGCGGACGGTATTGAAATGGCGGAGATTCTGGGCCGGAAATTTTTAGCCGATTGGGCGAAGGAGGAGGCGAAAAATTACAGTACGAGTGTCAGGGAGTCCATTGAAAAGACCATTGCCTGGAAGTCTCTCGACTATATCCCTGTGGATGCGGACAAAGGCACTCCTGATCCGACCTCCATTGCCATTGCCATGTTTCCCACTGAAGCCTGGCAGGTTCTGCCTGCCGATATCCTGGACCGGACATTCCGGGAATATTATCAAATGGTGAAAAAACGGGATGCCAGTTCTCTACCCTATTCGTACACGCCATACGAGGTGCGCAATATTCTGGCTCTTGCAACTCTTGGATATCGCAAGGAAGCTTTCCACTTGCATGAAATTCTCTTTAAGGGCAGGCGTCCGGCCAATTGGAATGAGTTTGCCGAGGTCGTCCTCTCTGACAGTCGGAAGGGTGTGTATATTGGTGATATGCCACATACGTGGGTCGGGGCGGGATATGTCAATTCTGTTCGTGGACTCATCGTGATGGAGGAGGACAACAGTAAAACCTTGAACCTGCTGTTTGGTACGCCACGTGAATGGCTGGTGGGCGATGGGATTACTCTTTCGAATTTTCCCACACATTTCGGAAACCTGATGATGCAGGCAAAGTGGGACGACAACGATCAGAAGCTGAGTCTGGATGTGGATATGCAAAAAGACATCGCCAGGAAGATTTATGTTCGCTGGCCAATCCATAAAGAGGGTAAGCCTGAGCAGGTGACCGTTGAGGGCGATGACAACTACCGCATTGATGATCACGGTATCTGGTTGTCAGGCAATAAATTCAAGTTGGTGGCCAAATGGTAA
- a CDS encoding marine proteobacterial sortase target protein produces the protein MKAVIDRKRWWALGSGVAGLLAFAGAGFLGAGVTIPVPVAYAEANLNDGWGNGDQSGSLIGLDPEGKFTQAFPLKHTDVSIQVSGPLARAQVTQQFENPYPGKIEAVYTFPLPQRAAVDSMTLTVGDRVVKGTIKKREEARAIYEAAKRRGQVAGLLDQERPNIFTQSVANILPGEKITVTISYVETLSYEDGVYSVIFPMVVGPRYIPGKPIVQIPSLGEGWAYDTHQVPDASHITPPVLKSGTRSGHDLSLSVRIDAGVPIQQVQSATHDIDVNNSQASQAEVHLKREATIPNKDFILTYAVAGNDIHDAVLTHRNGENGFFTLLLQPPDRVKTDEVTPKELVFVLDTSGSMSGFPIEKAKETMRLAIDGLNPRDRFNLITFAGDTHILFPEPVPATPANILKAQKFLASRSGGGGTEMMKAIRAALEPSDSQEHVRIVCFMTDGYIGNDMAILGEVQKHPNARIFSFGIGSSVNRFLLDRMAEQGRGEVEYVGLNDDGSAAARRFHERVQHPLLTDLSVDWEGLDVAEVYPKRLPDLFSAKPLVLTGRYTTPGKGTIRLRGKVAGRSVVRNIPVDLPGFAPEHDVLASLWARTKIAELMAQDFDGVQQGNPRKDVREAITQLGLDFRLMTQFTSFVAVEELIITEGGQPRRVEVPVELPEGVSYEGIFGSGDEHAGSFRQHLMQSPATMSQSFLGGKVAREYVASSPPAMVDRVEPERDDSRRGDSSNKMNSTLESLVAHVEKATVLPQDVAQHVTDGKVLLQVWLTDTNPETLEKLKELDFEVVAQPKTGTLVIGRLSVEKLDVFSKLSVVQYITLQRAGT, from the coding sequence ATGAAAGCGGTAATTGACAGGAAACGATGGTGGGCGTTGGGAAGTGGAGTGGCGGGGCTTCTGGCTTTTGCTGGAGCGGGTTTTTTGGGTGCAGGAGTCACCATTCCTGTCCCGGTAGCCTATGCTGAGGCAAATCTCAATGATGGATGGGGCAATGGAGATCAATCCGGAAGCCTGATAGGGCTGGATCCGGAAGGAAAATTCACCCAAGCCTTTCCCCTTAAACACACGGATGTTTCCATTCAGGTCAGCGGCCCCCTGGCGCGGGCTCAGGTAACCCAGCAATTCGAAAATCCTTATCCCGGCAAGATTGAAGCCGTCTATACCTTTCCACTTCCACAGAGAGCAGCAGTGGATTCGATGACGCTTACGGTTGGAGACCGGGTGGTGAAAGGGACGATTAAAAAGCGAGAAGAGGCGAGAGCCATTTATGAAGCAGCGAAACGGCGAGGCCAAGTGGCGGGGCTCTTGGATCAGGAACGGCCGAATATCTTCACACAATCGGTCGCGAATATTCTTCCGGGGGAGAAGATTACGGTGACGATTAGTTACGTGGAGACACTCTCCTATGAGGATGGAGTCTATTCGGTGATATTTCCGATGGTGGTGGGGCCGCGCTATATCCCGGGGAAACCCATAGTCCAGATCCCATCGCTCGGCGAGGGCTGGGCCTATGACACTCATCAAGTCCCTGATGCCTCACATATCACGCCGCCTGTTTTGAAATCGGGCACGCGATCAGGACATGATCTGTCGTTGTCCGTCAGGATCGATGCCGGTGTCCCGATTCAACAGGTCCAATCTGCAACCCATGATATTGATGTGAACAATTCACAAGCTTCTCAGGCGGAAGTCCACCTCAAACGGGAAGCGACTATTCCCAACAAAGATTTTATCCTGACCTATGCTGTGGCGGGGAATGATATTCACGATGCGGTCCTGACACACCGAAATGGGGAAAATGGTTTTTTCACGTTGCTGCTCCAGCCGCCTGATCGGGTGAAGACTGATGAAGTCACACCCAAGGAATTGGTCTTCGTGTTGGATACCTCCGGGTCCATGTCGGGTTTTCCCATCGAAAAAGCAAAGGAAACCATGCGCCTGGCCATCGACGGATTGAACCCCCGCGATAGGTTTAATCTCATCACGTTTGCGGGTGATACCCATATTCTGTTTCCCGAACCGGTTCCCGCAACCCCGGCGAATATCCTGAAGGCCCAGAAGTTTCTGGCCTCACGGTCGGGCGGCGGTGGAACGGAAATGATGAAGGCCATTCGTGCGGCGCTAGAACCCTCCGATTCGCAAGAACATGTTCGCATCGTGTGTTTCATGACTGATGGGTATATCGGCAACGATATGGCCATTCTGGGCGAAGTGCAGAAACATCCTAACGCCCGAATCTTTTCGTTCGGGATTGGTAGCAGCGTCAACCGGTTTTTATTGGACAGGATGGCCGAACAAGGCCGTGGAGAGGTGGAATATGTGGGTTTGAATGATGACGGCTCGGCAGCAGCCCGGCGCTTTCATGAACGGGTTCAACATCCGTTGCTCACGGATCTGTCCGTGGACTGGGAAGGGCTGGATGTGGCGGAGGTCTATCCAAAGCGACTCCCTGATTTGTTTAGCGCGAAACCGTTGGTGTTGACCGGTCGGTATACGACACCAGGCAAGGGCACGATACGGTTGCGCGGCAAGGTGGCAGGGCGTTCAGTGGTGCGGAATATTCCCGTCGATCTACCCGGTTTTGCTCCAGAGCATGATGTCTTGGCTTCTTTGTGGGCGCGAACCAAAATTGCGGAGCTGATGGCGCAGGACTTCGATGGTGTTCAGCAAGGAAACCCCCGGAAGGATGTACGGGAAGCCATCACTCAGTTGGGCTTGGATTTTCGGCTGATGACCCAGTTCACCTCATTTGTCGCGGTGGAAGAGTTGATTATCACGGAAGGTGGACAGCCACGACGTGTAGAAGTACCGGTGGAACTGCCGGAAGGGGTAAGCTACGAAGGCATTTTTGGAAGCGGTGACGAACACGCAGGAAGTTTTCGGCAACACCTGATGCAATCGCCAGCGACAATGAGTCAATCTTTTCTGGGAGGAAAGGTTGCCCGGGAATACGTGGCCTCCAGTCCCCCGGCTATGGTGGATCGTGTGGAGCCTGAAAGGGATGATTCTCGTCGTGGGGACTCATCTAACAAGATGAATTCTACACTCGAATCGTTGGTGGCCCATGTGGAGAAGGCAACCGTGTTGCCTCAGGACGTGGCACAACATGTGACCGATGGGAAGGTATTGCTTCAAGTCTGGTTGACGGATACCAATCCTGAGACCTTGGAGAAGTTGAAAGAACTGGACTTTGAAGTGGTAGCTCAGCCCAAGACGGGCACGCTTGTGATCGGGAGGCTGTCTGTTGAAAAATTAGATGTCTTCTCAAAATTGTCCGTGGTGCAGTATATCACGTTGCAACGTGCAGGAACGTAA
- a CDS encoding sialidase family protein, with translation MGMGWRIGKTKNLAIIVMLCVMVVGLQSPNVAGETIGRHAKNMSFPSQCAEEDNVNIPVYGGYVSDYQITATFPTYYPLKRGQKDLCIGDLTNCEQAWDMRPTAQIAYYDAAQQKLKFVWQSPGFYWYPIETPDAVNAEVGQYVSLAYPPTDRYWVGLGSPPAMAYYDAFKQNLMYIVRDENGKWREPEIVDSTGDVGQFVSLRISRDRRHHVVYYDADHGDLKYTYKSNPDAVGGWAPPTILDATGNVGQHAAMAISPSGHLHVVYYDADKKDLKYVTNDDTHGWTAPVVLDAVGDVGTYASMSVYYEGWTEKMNGAYEGHYPHVTYYDASNGNLKYIYQDKQGWSTPLVLDAAGDVGQYSSTAFGPDGALHVAYYDATNKDLKYLHKESPSAQWPVGIVLDAAGDVGRYASIGVTARGNPNIAYYDADKQSLKFLAKTKTTAPQWDNPQVIASGSAGQYASLVTSGFVDIADLDGKDIYNDGDVAVRVMDVSGWPYESGMAVNIVGGASEPDHDFIQFLKRTDDDHAPPQIFVLYANGYARIITQPPVGREERVCFGSSMIIGPAAEDPLFPFIPIEKLDIDPHTMTIKVRYKNGSSAVLQLQAEPGKTTVRVTDVTYDTLTAPFVTMRSMWVANDNSDISRIQAESSSGVVQTYTIDPTHEEWTTIPGDSWSFDRPTYSRHNTSCPDFKIDVLEPTGYFVTRQAEDYRSGTLKKTSRKTASGGQTVQGMGEATYVLNLTEEIANPSIRLRYTKGKGAGDVVNISVDGRIQSKIEMIDEGAIGEYMVTPEMRLSHPLPAGSHTIQLEVQSNTGALELDYFVIHSQTEHPGQ, from the coding sequence ATGGGTATGGGTTGGCGTATAGGGAAGACAAAGAATCTGGCGATCATCGTGATGCTGTGTGTGATGGTGGTGGGCTTGCAAAGCCCCAATGTTGCGGGTGAGACCATTGGGCGGCACGCCAAGAATATGAGTTTTCCGTCGCAGTGCGCGGAAGAAGACAATGTGAATATTCCGGTCTATGGCGGCTATGTGTCCGACTATCAAATCACCGCGACCTTTCCTACCTACTATCCACTCAAACGTGGTCAGAAGGATCTCTGTATTGGGGATCTGACGAACTGTGAACAGGCGTGGGACATGAGGCCGACGGCGCAAATCGCCTACTACGATGCGGCGCAACAAAAGCTGAAATTTGTCTGGCAGTCGCCTGGCTTCTATTGGTATCCGATTGAAACCCCGGACGCGGTGAATGCGGAAGTGGGTCAATATGTGTCCCTGGCGTATCCGCCGACAGATCGCTATTGGGTAGGCTTAGGCTCGCCACCGGCCATGGCGTATTATGACGCGTTCAAACAAAATCTCATGTACATTGTCCGGGATGAAAATGGGAAGTGGCGGGAGCCTGAGATTGTCGATTCCACCGGCGATGTGGGGCAGTTTGTCTCGCTACGCATTAGCCGGGATAGGCGGCATCATGTGGTGTATTACGATGCGGATCACGGGGATTTAAAATATACCTACAAGAGCAATCCGGATGCGGTGGGCGGATGGGCACCCCCGACAATCCTGGATGCCACCGGCAATGTCGGGCAGCATGCCGCCATGGCGATCAGTCCATCGGGCCACCTGCATGTGGTGTACTACGATGCGGACAAGAAGGATTTGAAATACGTCACCAACGATGATACGCATGGATGGACGGCCCCCGTGGTCCTGGATGCCGTCGGGGATGTTGGAACCTACGCCTCAATGAGCGTGTATTATGAGGGTTGGACGGAGAAAATGAACGGAGCATATGAAGGTCATTATCCGCATGTTACGTATTACGATGCGAGCAACGGGAATTTAAAATATATCTATCAGGATAAACAGGGGTGGTCGACCCCGCTGGTGTTAGATGCGGCGGGAGATGTCGGTCAGTATTCGTCGACGGCGTTTGGTCCGGATGGGGCTTTGCATGTGGCCTATTATGATGCCACGAATAAGGATCTAAAATACCTTCATAAAGAATCTCCCTCGGCACAATGGCCGGTGGGGATCGTTCTTGATGCGGCGGGGGATGTCGGCCGGTATGCCTCGATTGGGGTTACGGCAAGAGGGAATCCGAATATTGCCTATTACGATGCCGACAAGCAGAGTTTGAAATTTCTGGCGAAAACGAAAACGACCGCACCGCAGTGGGACAATCCTCAGGTCATCGCATCAGGTTCCGCCGGTCAGTATGCGAGTTTAGTGACTTCGGGTTTTGTGGACATTGCCGATCTCGACGGTAAGGACATTTACAATGACGGCGATGTGGCGGTTCGAGTGATGGATGTATCCGGGTGGCCCTATGAATCGGGTATGGCTGTTAATATCGTGGGAGGGGCATCGGAGCCGGACCACGATTTCATCCAGTTCCTCAAACGAACGGACGATGATCATGCTCCCCCGCAAATATTTGTGCTCTATGCCAATGGATACGCACGGATTATCACGCAACCCCCGGTGGGACGGGAGGAGCGGGTCTGTTTCGGATCGTCGATGATCATTGGGCCGGCGGCAGAGGATCCCCTGTTTCCGTTCATTCCGATCGAAAAGTTGGATATCGATCCCCACACGATGACCATCAAGGTGCGGTATAAAAACGGATCGTCTGCGGTGCTGCAGCTTCAGGCCGAACCGGGCAAGACGACGGTACGGGTGACGGATGTGACGTACGATACCCTCACCGCGCCGTTTGTCACGATGCGGTCCATGTGGGTGGCCAATGATAATAGCGATATCTCCCGCATCCAAGCTGAATCATCGTCCGGTGTCGTGCAGACGTATACGATCGATCCGACGCATGAGGAATGGACCACTATCCCGGGAGATTCCTGGAGTTTTGACCGGCCTACCTATTCGCGGCATAATACCTCCTGCCCGGATTTCAAGATCGATGTGCTGGAACCAACGGGCTATTTCGTGACCCGGCAGGCGGAGGACTATCGCTCGGGGACCTTGAAGAAAACGTCCCGCAAGACGGCATCCGGGGGGCAAACGGTACAAGGGATGGGGGAAGCGACCTATGTGTTGAACCTGACCGAGGAGATTGCGAATCCGAGCATTCGTTTGCGATATACCAAGGGCAAAGGCGCTGGTGATGTAGTCAATATCTCTGTTGATGGCCGAATCCAGTCGAAGATCGAAATGATTGATGAGGGTGCCATCGGTGAATATATGGTGACGCCAGAGATGCGATTATCACATCCACTTCCTGCCGGTTCCCATACGATACAATTGGAAGTGCAATCGAATACCGGAGCATTGGAATTGGACTATTTTGTCATCCACAGCCAGACCGAACATCCTGGTCAATAG